From Choristoneura fumiferana chromosome 7, NRCan_CFum_1, whole genome shotgun sequence, the proteins below share one genomic window:
- the LOC141429884 gene encoding myrosinase 1-like has translation MAGLVRLTITCLILIVLSNDVWCKSRARKFPKDFEFGASTAAYQIEGGWLEDGKSLSIWDVMAHTEPSPIEDASTGDVAADSYHNWRRDVEIMKELGLDFYRFSIAWTRILPTGFPDKINHLGVNYYSNLIDEMLKNNIRPVITMYHWDLPFRLQKLGGWMNPHIVTWFVDYAKVLFDKYGDRVKQWITINEPKQICYEGYGSDAKAPMLNITGVAEYLCAKNVLLAHAKAYHLFDEQYRKKHNGSIGISISCTWYEPSSDTMDDKQAAIDARQFDWGQYAHPIFSVSGDFPPEVKRNVAFKSAEQGFVRSRLPELTGKEVGLIRGSSDFFGLNTYTTKLAYRDPSLEGMYAVPSYMDDMGAVFVKDPTWPQAQSSWLQSVPEGFLKLLLDIKKQYDNPPVIVTENGWSTAGGLLDDDRILYYRNYLGMLIEATDRGCNIQGYSAWSLIDNFEWKHGYR, from the exons ATGGCTGGTCTAGTGCGGCTAACGATAACCTG tttaattttaatcgtTTTGAGTAACGATGTTTGGTGCAAAAGCAGAGCACGAAAGTTTCCGAAGGATTTTGAATTTGGTGCGTCGACGGCGGCCTATCAAATCGAAGGTGGCTGGCTCGAGGACG GCAAAAGTCTATCAATATGGGACGTAATGGCACACACTGAACCGTCACCGATTGAAGACGCGAGTACGGGCGACGTTGCAGCTGACTCTTATCACAACTGGAGACGCGACGTAGAAATAATGAAAGAGCTAGGATTAGATTTCTATAGATTCTCGATTGCCTGGACAAGAATTCTTCCCACCGGGTTCCCAGATAAAATTAACCATCTAGGCGTAAATTATTATAGTAATCTTATAGATGAAATGTTAAAAAACAACATCCGGCCAGTTATTACAATGTACCATTGGGACTTGCCATTCCGTCTTCAAAAATTAGGAGGATGGATGAATCCTCATATTGTGACTTGGTTTGTTGACTACGCCAAGGTCCTTTTTGATAAGTACGGAGATAGAGTTAAGCAATGGATTACTATCAACGAACCAAAACAAATTTGTTACGAAGGCTATGGTTCTGACGCTAAAGCTCCTATGCTAAATATTACTGGGGTAGCAGAGTATCTGTGTGCCAAGAACGTGCTATTAGCTCACGCGAAAGCATATCATTTGTTTGATGAACAGTACAGGAAGAAACATAATGGCAGTATCGGTATCTCCATCAGCTGTACGTGGTACGAGCCTTCATCTGACACGATGGATGATAAGCAGGCTGCGATAGATGCTAGACAGTTTGAT tgGGGTCAGTATGCACATCCTATATTTTCGGTCTCGGGCGACTTCCCGCCTGAAGTCAAGAGAAATGTGGCTTTTAAAAGCGCTGAACAAGGCTTCGTTCGTTCTCGTCTTCCTGAACTGACCGGTAAAGAGGTCGGCCTCATTCGGGGTTCATCAGACTTCTTCGGTCTTAATACGTATACAACGAAGCTGGCATATAG GGATCCGTCGCTGGAGGGCATGTATGCAGTACCGTCGTACATGGATGACATGGGCGCTGTTTTCGTAAAGGATCCGACTTGGCCTCAAGCACAGTCGTCTTGGTTACAG AGTGTACCCGAAGGTTTTCTCAAACTACTTCTCGATATAAAGAAACAATACGACAACCCACCAGTCATTGTGACTGAGAACGGTTGGTCCACAGCCGGTGGTTTGCTGGATGATGACAGAATATTGTACTACAGAAACTATCTCGGCATGCTCATAGAGGCGACCGATAGAGGCTGCAACATTCAAGGCTACAGCGCATGGAGTCTTATTGATAATTTTGAGTGGAAACACGGTTACAGGTAA